A single Phoenix dactylifera cultivar Barhee BC4 unplaced genomic scaffold, palm_55x_up_171113_PBpolish2nd_filt_p 001898F, whole genome shotgun sequence DNA region contains:
- the LOC120109199 gene encoding uncharacterized protein LOC120109199 has translation MESPHYSNQDRRLEALEVSSANLNRALETLSNTMAANMAEIRRENNANMERLERRMLEREHKRVQEEVPRSHAARQGRARYESDAISVQGTHHVDHGIRHHGRMGGRIEAEGLVFERWLDDERVSNGHNNHDEADSEPEERPFHAQRPHGRREPMARRGRNIRGNDFGDDDYRGPRPREEGLRKSKIDFLKFGGGDPYEWLDKADQYFDVYDIPRADRVTLASFHLEGRASRWWRWIRALYEKEGRRLGWTTFMDEFMKQWGPSPVVNHHGQLAKLKQEGKVQTYIDEFRQLQTMVSGWSDEALLGTFIDGLKPWLAKEIKLKQPTRLQEAMRMAEILDQSYNPERRSTKDGAISKLTKPQPSKVNFRSKDITSTGSKNQQREVKKLSRDELQDYIKKGLCFKCGEKWSWEHRCKTGQVYVLDASSDEEPAASENSDSSSEEEDHPEETEPCAENQHAELSLNALCGAPKPSTMRLMAWIGKHEVSLLVDSGSSHNFINSAIVRKVGLKGTSVSPFEVKIASGEKLLCAEIVNNVKMNVQGVRVKADLHVLQLVGLDIVLGNAWLRSLGRVVTDFDAMTMEFKLGGRKRTWTALSSKEVRPCEANMIEKLCKGGASCFAVVMASPNQDGPLQDDAEIQQQQQALEGLPPPIRRVLEAHQSVLQKLTSLPPQRDFDHPIWMKDEAAAVNVPPYRYAHFQKREIERQVDEMLSQGLIRHSSSPFSSPVLLVRKKDGSWTFCTDYRALNEATIKDRFPIPMVDEMLDELHGAKFFTKLDLRAGYH, from the coding sequence ATGGAGTCCCCCCATTATAGCAACCAAGATAGGAGGTTAGAAGCCCTTGAAGTTAGTTCAGCCAACCTTAACCGGGCATTGGAAACCTTGTCCAATACTATGGCTGCAAATATGGCTGAAATAAGGAGAGAAAACAATGCCAACATGGAGAGGTTGGAAAGGAGGATGCTAGAGAGGGAACATAAGAGGGTGCAAGAAGAAGTGCCTAGGTCGCATGCCGCACGGCAGGGCCGGGCAAGGTATGAGAGCGATGCCATTAGTGTTCAGGGTACACATCATGTAGATCATGGCATTAGGCACCATGGGCGAATGGGAGGAAGGATTGAAGCCGAAGGCTTAGTGTTTGAGAGGTGGCTTGATGATGAGCGGGTTAGTAATGGCCATAACAATCATGATGAGGCCGACAGTGAACCCGAAGAACGTCCCTTCCATGCTCAAAGGCCTCATGGCCGAAGAGAACCCATggcaaggagaggaagaaacatACGGGGTAATGACTTTGGAGATGATGACTATAGGGGTCCACGGCCTAGAGAAGAAGGGCTTAGGAAATCCAAAATTGACTTCCTAAAGTTTGGTGGAGGAGACCCGTATGAGTGGCTTGACAAGGCGGATCAGTACTTCGACGTTTATGACATCCCACGGGCTGATCGGGTGACCTTAGCCAGTTTCCACTTAGAGGGTAGGGCTAGCCGATGGTGGAGGTGGATCCGGGCCTTGTatgagaaagaagggagaagGTTAGGGTGGACGACCTTTATGGACGAATTCATGAAACAATGGGGACCATCCCCCGTTGTCAATCACCATGGTCAACTTGCAAAACTTAAACAGGAGGGCAAAGTCCAGACCTACATCGATGAGTTCCGGCAATTACAAACTATGGTCAGCGGATGGTCCGACGAAGCTTTGCTTGGTACCTTCATCGACGGCCTCAAACCGTGGCTAGCCAAGGAGATCAAACTCAAACAACCAACACGGCTACAAGAGGCGATGCGCATGGCGGAGATCCTAGACCAAAGCTACAACCCGGAACGACGTTCAACCAAGGATGGTGCCATCAGCAAGCTCACCAAACCACAACCATCCAAGGTAAATTTCAGATCAAAAGATATAACTTCAACAGGTTCCAAAAATCAGCAAAGGGAGGTAAAGAAATTGTCACGTGATGAGCTGCAAGATTACATAAAAAAGGGTCTATGTTTCAAGTGCGGTGAAAAGTGGAGCTGGGAGCATCGTTGTAAGACCGGCCAAGTCTATGTCCTTGATGCAAGCAGCGACGAAGagcccgctgcatctgaaaattcagaTAGCAGCAGCGAGGAGGAAGATCACCCCGAAGAGACCGAACCATGTGCAGAAAATCAGCATGCCGAATTGTCACTCAATGCACTTTGCGGCGCACCAAAACCCTCCACAATGAGGCTCATGGCTTGGATCGGCAAGCATGAAGTCTCCTTGTTAGTGGACAGCGGCTCTTCTCACAATTTCATCAACTCAGCAATCGTACGAAAGGTTGGACTCAAAGGTACATCGGTTTCACCGTTTGAAGTCAAAATTGCTAGTGGTGaaaaattactatgtgctgaaaTTGTTAATAATGTAAAGATGAATGTACAAGGGGTGAGAGTTAAAGCCGACCTACATGTACTTCAATTAGTCGGCTTAGACATTGTCTTGGGAAATGCATGGTTACGTAGTCTAGGCCGGGTGGTGACCGACTTCGATGCAATGACCATGGAGTTTAAACTCGGTGGCCGAAAGAGGACATGGACGGCCTTGAGCAGCAAGGAAGTACGGCCTTGCGAGGCCAACATGATAGAAAAACTTTGCAAAGGAGGGGCTAGCTGCTTTGCCGTTGTTATGGCTAGCCCAAACCAAGATGGTCCTCTccaagatgatgcagaaatccagcagcagcagcaagcaCTTGAGGGGCTGCCACCACCAATCCGAAGGGTGTTAGAGGCTCATCAAAGTGTCCTCCAGAAGCTTACTTCCCTCCCGCCACAACGAGACTTTGATCATCCGATTTGGATGAAAGATGAAGCTGCTGCGGTCAATGTTCCACCATACAGGTACGCACACTTTCAAAAGAGAGAAATTGAGCGTCAAGTTGATGAAATGCTTAGCCAGGGGCTGATCCGACATAGCTCGAGTCCCTTCTCCTCACCCGTTCTATTGGTGAGAAAGAAGGATGGCTCATGGACGTTCTGCACCGACTATCGAGCTCTTAACGAAGCAACCATCAAAGACCGTTTTCCGATCCCAATGGTGGACGAGATGCTCGATGAATTGCATGGTGCCAAGTTCTTCACCAAATTGGACTTACGAGCTGGCTACCATTAA